One Peromyscus eremicus unplaced genomic scaffold, PerEre_H2_v1 PerEre#2#unplaced_889, whole genome shotgun sequence genomic window, ATTTCTTCGAGACGCCGCAGCAGCCCCTTCCATATATCATATCGAAgttaggaaaggaaaagggggctCCAGCTAATACGGTTATGGGATTTTAAAGCGCttcatctctctgtctgcctggccAAGCATTCCCCGGAGACACAAAACCATTCATGAAAAACCAAACCGGTGGGTGCAACCGACCGACCGAACCTCTCTAGGTCTGTAGGTGTTTCATAACCAGTCTCGGAGAGACtgtctccaccacccccacccccaccccacccccccacccccaccccccacccccggccccaccctccacctcccaggtcaACCAGATCCCAGGAAATCTGTCTGTGGGTGCGCCATTTTCATCCGCGGGGAAGTGGACTGATTCTAACCAGTGTCTGTTCTGGAAAGAGGAGGGACAACAAAGAGGAACCAAATTCCTCCAAGCTTCCAAAAGAAACCATCTGAGATGAGATGTTACCTGCTTGGACATCTGTTATTCATGAATGATTCTCTTCCTGATAACACTCTTTCTGAAAGTGTACAGGACAGTGAGTTCTAAAACACACCCACTAACACACACAGCCATAAGCCGAGGGTGGGGAGTAGGGATTTGAGGGACCCATGAAATTAAAAGTCAACAAACAACCGGGAACTCTTCattctttggtttatttatttatttatttatttatttatttatttatttatttatttatttaagtatacCGAGGAAGAGGGCAGGGCATGGGTGGGGTTGTAGGGGAAAGAGATGTCTTCctaaatttcttcttttgttgtatgtgtgtgattcgTTTCGTGACtcggggaaggaaggaggacagtTGCAGTCAATCCAGACCGGCAaggtggatggatggtggatccAGCCTGGATacagagcagaagaaaataaatgaaatgaattgtTTTATTCAAACAAACAGCCAATACCCTCCTCACCACAATGCTCCACTCTCCCACCACCCCATCTgtcgtgtgcgtgcgtgcgtgcgtgcgtgcgtgcgtgcgtgcgtgcgtgcccgCCTGTGCGCGTGTAcgcgccagccagccagccagccagccagccagccagccagcactgaatgatacatataaaatataaagtcaGTAGCTAGCTGCTTTGCTAGCTACTGACTTTAATCCAGCACGATTGAGTGAGTGAGTTGGAAGGGCTAgataacaagataaaataaaaatcggACAGCTGAGGAATGTGTGTGCGCAAGAGAGGGAGGCACGGAGGCACGGAGGCACGGAGGCACGCACGGAGGCACGCACggaggcacgcacgcacgcacgcacgcacgcacgcacgcacgcacgcacgcacgcagtaAAAAAACAAAGGCAGTGAAAGGCTGTTTGACTTGTTATATGTatttgaaacaacaaaaacaacagcagcagcaacaactaCCACCACCAAGGACAGTCACAACCACATAGCAGTGGGTGCCTTCACTGCCCCGCCCCCAAGGTTATCAAATTGAAAAGGCCAACTGGTCAACCTCTTAACaagtaaataagtaattaaaaataaaataaacaaattgagTGGATAGAtactgcatacatatatatacacacacacacaagcataataTATAAATTCATGTAAGCTATAATTATCGGAAAGGCCAACTGGTCGACCTCCTTTTAAACactaaaaatcaaatcaaatcaaatcaaatcaaatcaaatcaaatcaaattacAACCACTACACAAGTGTcctaacagacagacagacagacagacagacaaataaataaataaataaataaataaataaataaataaataaataaataaataaatggatgaatgaataaacagacagacaaacaaacaaacaaacaaacaagtagtgcgtgcatgcatacatacatacatacatacatacatacatacatacatacatacatacatggaaaggCCAACTGGTCAAcctccttttatattttatatatatattttttttaaaaaaaaaagggccgccctgaattttatttatttttaaatgttatacatatataggtatataggtatatatatatatatatatatatatatatgttaaaaaaaaaaaaaaaaaaaaaaaaaaaaaagtccagcgGGGACATCTGGTCAACCCACATCCAGGGACGGGACACAGGCTCCCTCCCGAGACAAAGTCCGGTCCCGGACATCTGGTCGACCCGCTGCCTCCACGGGAAGAGAGCAAAAGAgccccgggggggggggaggaggaggaggacacagggagaGTACTGGTCGACCCCTCCGGctctggagggaggggaaaaatgGAAGCGCCCTCTCAGACCGCCCCCTTCCCACACGCGCCGCGGGGTGGCGCGAGGAGGCCGGCGGAGAGAGTGCCGAGCGACCGACAGATGCCCCGGTTCCGTTTCCCCCCCGGGTAGAGGGAACGGACGGGGTGGCCGGCTTCCCCAGACGCCCCTCTAGCCCCCCCAAAGATCCCCGCACATCCCGGGTCGGAAGGGACCGCGATGACCCCTCCGtcggggtgggagagagagggcGCGAACGGGGGGCCGGACCAGCCGGTCGCGGCGCGGCGCGGCGCGGCAGGAGAAGTCGCGCTTCCCCACCCCCCTTCCTCCCCGCCGCCGCctccgaggaggaggaggaggaggacgacaCACAACGCCACGACCGCGGCCGCCACCCGCCGCGGCGCCGACGCCCCCGGCTTGGCCAAGgagacgacgacgacgacgacgggGCCCcgcggggaggaggagggggcggggagaacACGGGGGTGCCCCAGCCCGACCGACCCAGCCCTTAGAGCCAATCCTTATCCCGAAGTTACGGATCCGGCTTGCCGACTTCCCTTACCTACATTGTTCCAACATGCCAGAGGCTGTTCACCTTGGAGACCTGCTGCGGATATGGGTACGGCCCGGCGCGAGATTTACACCCTCTCCCCCGGATTTTCAAGGGCCAGCGAGAGCTCACCGGACGCCGCCGGAACCGCGACGCTTTCCAAGGCACGGGCCCCTCTCTCGGGGCGAACCCATTCCAGGGCGCCCTGCCCttcacaaagaaaagagaactctccCCGGGGCTCCCGCCGGCTTCTCCGGGATCGGTCGCGTTACCGCACTGGACGCCTCGCGGCGCCCATCTCCGCCACTCCGGATTCGGGGATCTGAACCCGACTCCCTTTCGATCGGCCGAGGGCAACGGAGGCCATCGCCCGTCCCTTCGGAACGGCGCTCGCCCATCTCTCAGGACCGACTGACCCATGTTCAACTGCTGTTCACATGGAACCCTTCTCCACTTCGGCCTTCAAAGTTCTCGTTTGAATATTTGCTACTACCACCAAGATCTGCACCTGCGGCGGCTCCACCCGGGCCCGCGCCCTAGGCTTCAAGGCTCACCGCAGCGGCCCTCCTACTCGTCGCGGCGTAGCGTCCGCGGGGGCCCGACGCCGCGCGCCCCGCCCCCCCTGCCCCACACCccggagggagggggagggagggggcttgGGGACGCGCGGCCGCTCCCGTCCCGTTCCGACTGCCGGCGACGGCCGGGTATGGGCCCGACGCTCCAGCGCCATCCATTTTCAGGGCTAGTTGATTCGGCAGGTGAGTTGTTACACACTCCTTAGCGGATTCCGACTTCCATGGCCACCGTCCTGCTGTCTATATCAACCAACACCTTTTCTGGGGTCTGATGAGCGTCGGCATCGGGCGCCTTAACCCGGCGTTCGGTTCATCCCGCAGCGCCAGTTCTGCTTACCAAAAGTGGCCCACTAGGCACTCGCATTCCACGCCCGGCTCCACGCCAGCGAGCCGGGCTTCTTACCCATTTAAAGTTTGAGAATAGGTTGAGATCGTTTCGGCCCCAAGACCTCTAATCATTCGCTTTACCGGATAAAACTGCGGACCGTGCGGGGGTTCGCGTCGTGCGAGAGCGCCAGCTATCCTGAGGGAAACTTCGGAGGGAACCAGCTACTAGATGGTTCGATTAGTCTTTCGCCCCTATACCCAGGTCGGACGACCGATTTGCACGTCAGGACCGCTACGGACCTCCACCAGAGTTTCCTCTGGCTTCGCCCTGCCCAGGCATAGTTCACCATCTTTCGGGTCCTAACGCGTGCGCTCGTGCTCCACCTCCCCGGCGCGGCGGGCGAGACGGGCCGGTGGTGCGCCCTCGGCGGACTGGAGAGGCCTCGGGATCCCACCTCGGGCCCCCGGACGGGGCCCTTCACCTTCATTGCGCCACGGCGGCTTTCGTGCGAGCCCCTGACTCGCGCACGCGTTAGACTCCTTGGTCCGTGTTTCAAGACGGGTCGGGTGGGTGGCCGACATCGCCGCCGACCCCGTGCGCTCGGCTTCGCCCTCGCGGGCGCGTGACCGGAGACGACCCCCCGGGCCCGACGGCGCGACGACGCCCGGGGCGCACTGGGGACAGTCCGCCCCGCCCCCGGGCCCCGAGAACGGGACGACGGGGGTGGGAGAGCGGTCGCGCCGTGGGAGGGGCGGCCCGGCCCCCCCGAGGGACACCGGCGCGCCCCCCCGCGGGAGAGGAGTAAACCCCCCACCGCGCGGGAGGTGGAGCGCCGGCAGGGGGGGAGAGCGCGGCGACGGGTATCCGGCTTCCTCGGCCCCGGGATTCGGCGAGCGCTGCTGCCGGGGGGCTGTAACACTCGGGGCGGGGTGGTTCGGCGCCCACGGGTGACGCCGCCCCCCCCGAGCCACCTTCCCCAAACCGGGCCTTCCCAGCCGTCCCGGAGCCGGTCGCGGCGCACCGCCACGGTGGAAGTGCGCCCGGCGGCGGCCGGTCGCCGGCCGGGGGGCGGTCCCCCGCCGACCCCACCCCCGGCCCCGCCCGCGCGCCCCCGCCACACCCCGCGCCCGCCGCCGGAGCGGCGGGACGCGGGGAGAGGAAACGACGCGCGGGTGGAGGGGTCGGGAGGAACGGGGAGCGGGAAAGATCCGCCGGGAAACCGCCGGCACGGCCGGACTCACGCCGCCGGGTTGAATCCTCCGGGCGGACTGCGCGGACCCCACCCGTTTACCTCTTAACGGTTTCACGCCCTCTTGAACTCTCTCTTCAAAGTTCTTTTCAACTTTCCCTTACGGTACTTGTTGACTATCGGTCTCGTGCCGGTATTTAGCCTTAGATGGAGTTTACCACCCGCTTTGGGCTGCATTCCCAAGCAACCCGACTCCGGGAAGACCCGGGCCCGGCGCGCCGGGGGCCGCTACCGGCCTCACACCGTCCACGGGCTGGGCCTCGATCAGAAGGACTTGGGCCCCCCACGAGCGGCGCCGGGGAGTGGGTCTTCCGTACGCCACATTTCCCGCGCCGCGCCGCGCGGCGGGGATTCGGCGCTGGGCTCTTCCCTGTTCACTCGCCGTTACTGAGGGAATCCTGGTTAGTTTCTTTTCCTCCGCTGACTAATATGCTTAAATTCAGCGGGTCGCCACGTCTGATCTGAGGTCGCGGCTCcgagagaggggggaaaaaagacctGCCCACCGGCCAACCctgacggacggacggacggacggccCGCGGGAGAGGGGCCGAACGAACCGAACGAACCGAACGACGGGTGGAGGGGTTGACTGACGCgggagagagaagacaaaagaaCGAAGCGGGCGAGGCCCCGGTCGGGGAGGGACAGCGGAGCCGGCGTCCCGGGAACACGAGCCGGCGACCCTTCGGCAGAGGGGGACAGGCCGCCACGGAGGGGCGGGGAAGGGGAGACCCCCCACCACCGCCGCCCTCTCACGCACACGGCCTGCCCGGGCCGGGGCTCGGGGCACGCACGGGGCGCGGCGACGGGGCCGCTTCCCGCGCCTCCTCCCCCCACGACCACACCTCTGGGAGCGCTCGCATCGGCGGACGGACACCGCGGCGTCCCGCGGGCCGGCGCCGGAGCGGGCACCCCCCGGGCGAGGGAAGACGGGGGGGAAGAAAGACGCGAGAACGACCCGCGACGCTCGCGCCCGACGGCGGCGCGGCCGCGGCACGAGCCCCGGCCAACCTCGCGGGCGCGGGCGGCGCGACGACGCTCCCGGAGGGAGGAGGTGCGGGGACGTCCCGGGGAGCGCGCGGGGAGAGACGACGCCGTGCCGGCAAAAGAGCCCCAGGACCCATCTCCTAGAGGCACCGACCACGCGCCCTCCCCCACAACCCAATCCCGGGACGGGGACCACAACCTCCCCGCCGGACGCTGCCCCTCTCTCGGGGACTCGCgcgctctctcctctctctctccacgcACGGTGGGCGGCGGCGacggcagcggcggcggccgAATCGACACCCCCGCGGCCCCCTTCCgaagcccccccctcccccgacaaACGGCTTCCCCGGGCAACCGACCGGCCCGCGGCGGGCGCGGGCGGGAACGGAGGGGCGGGAAGAAGCCGAGAGCCGTGGGGGGGGGGAACGACACGGTCGGGACACACGCGGGGGAGGGGAACGACCGCCACAGCCACCGCCACGCCAACGCGTCTGAACTTGGGGAGACGGAGGGCCCGAGGGGCGGGCCCTGCGAGGAGACTCCCAGCCGCGCGACCCCCAACGGCACGCCGAAGGGGGGGCGATTGATCGTCAAGCGACGCTCAGACAGGCGTAGCCCCGGGAGGAACCCGGGGCCGCAAGTGCGTTCGAAGTGTCGATGATCAATGTGTCCTGCAATTCACATTAATTCTCGCAGCTAGCTGCGTTCTTCATCGACGCACGAGCCGAGTGATCCACCGCTAAGAGTCGTACGAACGTTTCGGACGCGGGGAGAGACTCCCCGCGCGTTGCTGACGACGGCACAGTCCCCCCCCCCGTTCGGAGGGGGGGGTCGCCTCGGGCCGGCCAGCGCGAAAAGACGAGACAGAAACACAAACTCCGAGACGGAGGGTCGGGGCGGGAAAAAGGGAAAAGACGGGA contains:
- the LOC131901968 gene encoding proline-rich protein 2-like codes for the protein MSVGIGRLNPAFGSSRSASSAYQKSDDRFARQDRYGPPPEFPLASPCPGIVHHLSGPNACARAPPPRRGGRDGPVVRPRRTGEASGSHLGPPDGALHLHCATAAFTTPRARRRDDARGALGTVRPAPGPRERDDGGGRAVAPWEGRPGPPEGHRRAPPRERSKPPTAREVERRQGGRARRRVSGFLGPGIRRALLPGGCNTRGGVVRRPRVTPPPPSHLPQTGPSQPSRSRSRRTATVEVRPAAAGRRPGGGPPPTPPPAPPARPRHTPRPPPERRDAGRGNDARVEGSGGTGSGKDPPGNRRHGRTHAAGLNPPGGLRGPHPFTS